The genomic stretch GAAAGGTTCGAAGAGGTAATTATGTATTTATCAGCTGGATCGGAGATCATGGCCATCACGTTCATGTTTATAAGGACGGAAGGCAGGTTCTCAAGTTTGATCTGGACGAGCAAAAACCCATTTCGGGCACACCGACACGAAGACTATTAAAGTTGATTTTCGATCTCCAAGGAGAAGGAAAATTGTGAAGATTAAGGCGGTTCGACACAATAATCGGAAAAGAAGCTTTGAGATCTTTCTTGGAAAACGAAAGATGGAAATGCCTTATTCGCGACTCGATCTCCGGCCCTCTCCATCGGACGCACTCTTGTCTGTGATTCCCGATCCAGAACTGGGCAGCGAGGCCTTCACGTACACACTCGCATCGGGTCGCCAAGGGACGGTCCATGTCGACCAAGTCTTGGAGTATAACCGGGATCCGGAGTACCTCCGACAGATGCTCCTCTATAAATTGACTATCGCCGCCCAACGGGCCCTAAAACGAACGAAAGTGTCGAAACGAGAAATCATCCGCCGTATGCGGACTTCACCTACGCAGTTTTATCGGCTCTTGGACACCACGAACACGTCCAAAAGTATAGACGAGATGGTGCGATTATTGGCTGCATTGGATCAGACCGTGGATTTGGTGTCCGGCCAGGCCGCGTAAAAAGGAGACACAGTGACGAATCTTCAGGAACAGTACGCCCCCCAAAGCATTTGTTTCGGCTGCGGACCCGCGAACAAAAAGGGGCTTCAAATCAAAAGCCGCGTGGAAGGGGAGGAGGTTTTGGCTACCTGGACGGCGGAAAAACACCACGAGGCGTTCGACGGAATGCTGAGCGGCGGGATCACGGGAACGCTTCTCGATTGCCACAGCAATTGGACGGCGGCTTACTCTTTGATGAAGCAGTCCGGGGCGTCGAAAGTTCCGACGACCGTGACGGCCGATTATCACGTCAAGATGCTGCGACCGGTTCCGACAAGCGGACCGGTGACGTTGCGAGCCAAAGCGGTGGAAATGAAAGAAGACCGCGCCGTCGTCGAAGCATCGCTCGAAGCGGGCGGCAAAATTTGCGCAACGTGCCGCGGGACATTTGTGGCCGTGAAACCGGGACATCCGGCGTACGGAAGATGGTAAAGACCGCGCTGACCCTTCTTGTGCTTCTACCCTCCGCCGCGTGGGCGGAAATGTGGACCGTTCGGCTCGATCCCGCGGCGACGTCGATTCAATTCATTTTAGGCGCGACGATGCACAAGGTGAACGGGACGTTTAAACTTAAGGAAGGCGAGATCCGCTTCGATTCCAAAACGGGAAAGGCCGAAGGCAAAATAGCGGTGGATGCCGCAAGCGGAGATACGAAGAACAAAGGAAGAGACAAGAAAATGCACAAGGAGGTCCTCGAGTCCGCGAGCTATCCGGATTTTGTCTTTGTTCCCGAACGAATCGATCGGCCTTTTTCACCGCCCGAAAAAGCTGAATTCAACCTTCAAGGGACCCTCAGTGTTCATGGGGGAACGCACGCGGTGACGCTTCCGGTGAGCGTAGAGTTTAAGGACGGAAAACTGCACGCAAGAACGAGTTTTGATATTCCTTACGTGGAATGGGGGATGAAGGACCCCGGCGTCTTCATCCTCCGCGTGGATAAAAAGGTCTCCGTCACCGTCGAGGCATCGGCGGATTTGAGGAATTAGATTCAGTGTTATTTCGTCTCGCGTCCCTAGAATAATCTGAAAGCAAGTCGGAGATCGCCTCCGTAAGTTTCGTCACATCAACGGGTTTAGGTACATGGGCTTGGTATCCCTCTGAAAGAGCGAGTTGGACGTCCGTTTCGGCGGCGTACGCCGTCAGCGCCAGAGACGGCGTGTCCCCGCCACGATCCTTCGGCAGGCTTCTCACATCGCGCATGAGCGAGCAGCCGTCCTCCCCCGGCATTCCGATATCGCTCACAAGGACATCCGGTCTGTATCTCGAAAGCGATTGAAGGGCTTCGCGCGCCGATGCCGCAGTTATGACTTCGATCCCATAGGTCTTGAGGCATTCCGCGAGCGCAACCCTTCCGTCTTCTTCGTCGTCCACAACCAGTACACGCAAACCCTTCAGGCTCTTAGCGCCGCGCAGTTTCACTTCAACTTGATTCGCTGACATCAAGGTAGAGACGTTCGCCGGCCTCGGTCGTTTTGAATCTGTCGTAAGGGGGAGCGTAATCGCGAATGTCCACCCTTTTCCTTTACCGTCACTTTCCGCCCGCGCGTTTCCCCCATGCGCCCGCACAATATTTTGTACGATGGCGAGGCCGAAACCTAACCCTCCGAATGTTCGAGTGGTCGTACCATCGGCTTGCGTCTCGACCCCTATCCCTGAGCCGGATACTTGAATCTCAACTTGGTCGCCGGTCGTATGGATTCGAGCGCCTTTTGAACAACGGTGCGCAGTTCCACGTCGACTTTTTCCAACGAAAGCTTACCCGACATGATCCGCGACACGTCGAGCAGATCGTCGATCAATTTTTCCTGCGCTTTGGCGGACTGCTCGATCATTTCGGCCGCTCTTTTTACTTGTTCCGGATTCGCCATTCCCCGACGGATCATTTGCGCCCAGAGCAGAATCGAGTTGAGCGGCGTACGCAATTCGTGCGAAAGAGTCTCAAAAAAGAGATCCCTCGTTTGGAGGCGGCTCGACATACGCGCTAATTCATGCGCGATATCCCGCGGAGGAGCCACGATGTCGATCACTCCCGACGAGACGGCGCTCTGAGGCATGCCGGCGGATGCGGCGGACTTCGGTTCCTGCGCGATGGCGATCCCCCCGGTCCCCTTGATCGCCCGTATTCCGCTCGTGCCGTCGGAACCTGTTCCCGAAAGGATGATGCCGATGGCCCTTTCCTTCTGATCATCGGCGAGGGATTTAAAAAAAATATCGATCGCGTCGGGAGGTTCTGGATGCAACTTCGGCCGGACCGACGATTTCAAGACTCCGGACGAAAGGGTGACCACGGTGTTGGGTTGAATGACATACACATGGCGGGGCTCGACGCGCAGGTTGTTCTTAATGGCGGAGACGGGCATCTTTGTGGCCCGAGCCAGGATTTCTGCCGTTGCCCTGGCGTGCGTGGGATCGAAGTGCTGGATCACCACGAATGCCATATGCGTCCCTTTGGGAATCGCCGAGATTAACTCTTGCAAAGCTTCCAGGCCGCCCGCCGAAGCTCCGATTCCGACGATAGGAAAGTCTTCTTTTTTCAACGCGAGACCCTCTGAAGCGTTATTAGGCGTACGTTGCTCCGAAACACTTTATTTGGCAATCATAGGTTCTCTCAAGTCTTTCGCGCAACGTGCGTTCGCGGTGGGGTGTCTGGGGTATTCGCCGTGGCCTTCCTTCGCACACGTAAAGGGGGAACAGCTTTAAGAGAATATCAATGTAATCAAGATCGGCACCATCAGCGACAAGACGACACCATTCACAACGGCGAGAAAGGCGTATTGCCTCCCCGAGCAAAGGGAGATGACGCCCAAAGCGGAATTCATGCTTGAAGCGCCCGCTGTGGCAATAGGCCCCAGAGGTCCGAATACGCGGGCGATGCCCGGAGACAGTGCAATGCTCATCGTCTCTCGAAGGAGATTTACAAGAAGCGTGACCAAGGCGAGAGTCGGACCCGCATACATCCCCACAAGCACGGAAGAAAGAGTGTAATAGCCGAAGCCCGAACACGCGGCGATCGCTTCGCGGACATCCATTCCGGGCAGAAACAAAACCACAAACAAAGCGCCTGCAATCGTGCCGATGACGTTGGAGAGGGGCAATAGAAGAATGAAAGGTCCGGCTTTCCGAAAGTTTATCCAGACCGCTCGGTCCGCTCCAATCGCTGCGCCGCTGAAAAACACCACGAGAAAAATCGCGTAGCCGATCAGACCTTGGACCCACGATCTCGGTATGAGGACTAAACCGCTCCACGCGACACCGGCGCCCAACAGCAGAGCGCCTCCAATCGGCAACATCGAAACAAGCAATTCTCGACCCAAACCCGCTCGAGAAAAAGAAAGCCGGGCGCCCTCGGTAGCAAAAAGAGGAGTGTCGCGCAATCGGAATAATCTTCGAAACAGGAAATGCTGCACGAAGACCGCCATGAACGCACTCCCAACCATCGCGGCTGCCGCGAGGAAGAAGGCTTTAAGGGCAAGTAGTCCGAGTTCCCATGTAAACGGTTGCCTTGTCCCAAATGAAAATCCCACGGTGAAGACGAGTAATGCGACCGACGGCAGCAGGCTCTTTTCTGCCCCGCGGACAAAATGCCCGCCTCCTTTGCCGCATCGTGTCCCGAACGTCCCCGCTCCAAGACCCAACAGAAGTCCTACAAGTAATACACTCATTTTTTGTCTTCGATCATCCCCCGAACGGATGTTCCTTTACATGGGGCGTGCCATCCGATGCCGATTCGGAAACCCGCCACCCACAATGAAACTTAATGTCTACGGTCATAGAAACCGGGGCAAATATCCCCGCACATTTGCGCGAAATGCCCCAATCTTCCCTTGTGTCAGATATGGAAAGGAGTAAAGAACAAGCCAGCCATGAATTTCACGGTCCCGAAGGAAATCAGATTCCAAGACGAAGGGAAGGTGGACGATAGACGTTCACCCAATCGGGGCGAAGTATTTGTGATCGACGATGATCGCAACACGCTATCCGCATTGGAAGCGGCCTATGTTTCACAACAATACGACGTTCGCGCATTTTCGGATGCGATCAGCGCTCTTGCGGAGTTGGGTGAAAGAAAGAGGGCGGGCGCTCCGGAATGCGATTTGATCGTCTGCGATTTGGTGCTTCCGCAAATGGATGGGATCGAGTTGGTCCGCCGTTTGAAACAGAATGGCGTGGAGGTCCCCGTCATCGTCATCACCGGCCACGGGAGCAGGGAAATCGGGGTCCGGGCGATGCAGGCTGGAGTGTTCGACTACGTCGTGAAGCCAGTCAACCTTCTGGAACTGGAAGTGCTCTCCGACCGCGCCATCCGTCTGGACCGCATGCGTCGCGGTTACCAGTACCTGCGTCAGCATTTCGAACGACCGTGGAAAACGGGCGAGATGATCGGCAAAAGCCATCTCATGCAACAGGTTTTTCTCCTGGTTGAACAGGTCTCCTTCACCTCCTCCAACGTGTTGATCACGGGCGAAAGCGGAACAGGCAAGGAATTACTGGCCCGAATGATCCACTCGAAAAGCTCCCGCGGGAATCAACCGTTCGTAGCCGTCAACTGTTCCGCCATTCCGGAAACGCTTCTGGAATCCGAGCTGTTCGGGCACGTTAAAGGCGCCTTCACCGGAGCTTCGCAAGAACGGATCGGACTCTTTCAAGAGGCGAACGGAGGAACTCTTTTCCTTGATGAAATTGGCGACATGCCGCTCATTATTCAGGGAAAAGTGCTCCGGGCTGTCCAAGACAGGAAGATCCGGTCGCTGGGTGAAAACCGCCTACGAAGCGTCGACGTGCGATTGATCGCGGCCACACACAGAGACTTGCGAAAGGAAGTTCAGGAAGGAAGGTTCCGGGAAGATCTGTACTATCGGATTTGCGTGATTCCAATCGAGATCCCCCCCCTTCGCGAACGGAGTGAAGACATCCCCCTGCTGGCCGAACACTTTCTCGCTCATTACGTGGCGATCAATCAAAGGAACATTAAAGGATTCACAAAGGAAGCGATGGCGAAGCTCCTTCGGCTCGGTTGGGAGGGGAATGTTCGCGAACTTCAGAACGCCATCGAAAGGGCCGTTGTCTTGTGCCGAACCACGCTCATCGACGAATCGGATCTTCAAACGGCGCAATCCCGGGATGCGGGAACCAGGATCTCCACGCTTTTTTCGGACATGGTCACCCTGCCTCAACTCGAAAGGGAATACGTGAAATACGTACTTCATCAGACGAGTAACCGGAAAGAACAGGCGGCCAAGATCCTCGGAATCGACCGAAAAACACTCTATCGAAAAGTAAGGGAATACAGCGCCTAACAAGCTGAGGGAGCAAGAGGTATGTGGCCGGCCGTGCGCAAATTCTTTTCCACACGGTTCTTGATTCTCTTCCTCCCGGCGATTCTCATCGTCGGCGGCGCGCTCCTCCCGCTTCTTTTCGGTAAAGGATCGTCGAAAAAGGCGAATGAGCGTTATCTCCGGCAGGCGGACGACCTCTCCGCCCTCTGGAGTTTCTACAAACACACGTTTATTCGCGACGGGCGGGTCGTGAGCCTCGACGAAGGGGGGAACACCACGTCCGAAGGCCAGGGGTACGCTCTGCTCCGCGCCGTCTGGTCGAACGATCGCGAGACGTTCGACTCCGTCTGGGCTTGGACGAGACGAAATCTTCAAGTCCGCGGGGATCGGCTCTTTGCCTGGAAATGGAACGGAACGGTCGTCGATTCAAACGCCGCAACCGACGCGGACACCGATATCGCCCTAGCGCTGATTCTCGCGGAGCGGAAGTTTGGAGAATCCTTTTATCGGGAGGAGGCGCTCTCGATCCTCGACGATATTTGGAAGAAAGAGGTTCTTCGCGTCGGGAAAAACTACG from Bdellovibrionota bacterium encodes the following:
- a CDS encoding PaaI family thioesterase, giving the protein MTNLQEQYAPQSICFGCGPANKKGLQIKSRVEGEEVLATWTAEKHHEAFDGMLSGGITGTLLDCHSNWTAAYSLMKQSGASKVPTTVTADYHVKMLRPVPTSGPVTLRAKAVEMKEDRAVVEASLEAGGKICATCRGTFVAVKPGHPAYGRW
- a CDS encoding YceI family protein; the encoded protein is MVKTALTLLVLLPSAAWAEMWTVRLDPAATSIQFILGATMHKVNGTFKLKEGEIRFDSKTGKAEGKIAVDAASGDTKNKGRDKKMHKEVLESASYPDFVFVPERIDRPFSPPEKAEFNLQGTLSVHGGTHAVTLPVSVEFKDGKLHARTSFDIPYVEWGMKDPGVFILRVDKKVSVTVEASADLRN
- a CDS encoding response regulator: MSANQVEVKLRGAKSLKGLRVLVVDDEEDGRVALAECLKTYGIEVITAASAREALQSLSRYRPDVLVSDIGMPGEDGCSLMRDVRSLPKDRGGDTPSLALTAYAAETDVQLALSEGYQAHVPKPVDVTKLTEAISDLLSDYSRDARRNNTESNSSNPPMPRR
- a CDS encoding chemotaxis protein CheB, which translates into the protein MKKEDFPIVGIGASAGGLEALQELISAIPKGTHMAFVVIQHFDPTHARATAEILARATKMPVSAIKNNLRVEPRHVYVIQPNTVVTLSSGVLKSSVRPKLHPEPPDAIDIFFKSLADDQKERAIGIILSGTGSDGTSGIRAIKGTGGIAIAQEPKSAASAGMPQSAVSSGVIDIVAPPRDIAHELARMSSRLQTRDLFFETLSHELRTPLNSILLWAQMIRRGMANPEQVKRAAEMIEQSAKAQEKLIDDLLDVSRIMSGKLSLEKVDVELRTVVQKALESIRPATKLRFKYPAQG
- a CDS encoding lysine exporter LysO family protein translates to MSVLLVGLLLGLGAGTFGTRCGKGGGHFVRGAEKSLLPSVALLVFTVGFSFGTRQPFTWELGLLALKAFFLAAAAMVGSAFMAVFVQHFLFRRLFRLRDTPLFATEGARLSFSRAGLGRELLVSMLPIGGALLLGAGVAWSGLVLIPRSWVQGLIGYAIFLVVFFSGAAIGADRAVWINFRKAGPFILLLPLSNVIGTIAGALFVVLFLPGMDVREAIAACSGFGYYTLSSVLVGMYAGPTLALVTLLVNLLRETMSIALSPGIARVFGPLGPIATAGASSMNSALGVISLCSGRQYAFLAVVNGVVLSLMVPILITLIFS
- a CDS encoding sigma-54 dependent transcriptional regulator, which gives rise to MNFTVPKEIRFQDEGKVDDRRSPNRGEVFVIDDDRNTLSALEAAYVSQQYDVRAFSDAISALAELGERKRAGAPECDLIVCDLVLPQMDGIELVRRLKQNGVEVPVIVITGHGSREIGVRAMQAGVFDYVVKPVNLLELEVLSDRAIRLDRMRRGYQYLRQHFERPWKTGEMIGKSHLMQQVFLLVEQVSFTSSNVLITGESGTGKELLARMIHSKSSRGNQPFVAVNCSAIPETLLESELFGHVKGAFTGASQERIGLFQEANGGTLFLDEIGDMPLIIQGKVLRAVQDRKIRSLGENRLRSVDVRLIAATHRDLRKEVQEGRFREDLYYRICVIPIEIPPLRERSEDIPLLAEHFLAHYVAINQRNIKGFTKEAMAKLLRLGWEGNVRELQNAIERAVVLCRTTLIDESDLQTAQSRDAGTRISTLFSDMVTLPQLEREYVKYVLHQTSNRKEQAAKILGIDRKTLYRKVREYSA